The sequence below is a genomic window from Eleginops maclovinus isolate JMC-PN-2008 ecotype Puerto Natales chromosome 20, JC_Emac_rtc_rv5, whole genome shotgun sequence.
CCCTGAAGGAGGTCTGGGGGCCAGCGAGGAGGAATTGGAGAGAGGATCGAAGAAGACTCATCAAGGAGGAAATCGAAAGCGTACGCCTTTCCCCAAGAAGGATAGCATGGGTCAGGCAGAGGAAAGCAGCACCGGCAGTCCTACCAACCTGCTGCCGTCAGGGTCCAAGAAGGTGAAGAAAAGCCCAACAACAGTTGTGTCGTTGGCCCCCACGCCGCTGGGGCCCAGGCTCGATCAGCCCTTTGAGGACCTTCACTCTCAGCGTGTGATCGCAAATGTGCGGGAACGTCAACGCACTCAGTCCCTGAATGATGCCTTCTCATCTCTACGCAAAATCATCCCCACACTACCTTCGGACAAGCTGAGCAAGATCCAGATCCTGAAGCTGGCCTCACGCTACATCGACTTCCTGTACCAGGTGCTGCAGAGCGACGAGATGGACGCCAAGCTGGCCAGCTGCAACTACCTGGCCCACGAAAGACTGAGCTACGCCTTCTCCGTctggaggatggagggggcctgggCCATGTCCGCAAGCCACTAGGATCCCAACGAACTTCTCTCCTAAACCCTCTCGTGTCCACATCTCAACCCCACCACCCGTGTCTGTGTTTGCACCCACTTCCTGACCTCTGAACCTCTGAATTCTCCCCCTCTTGGTCTGATCTTAACCTTTTCATCTCAAACCTCTGCATACATCCCTGCTACATCTCAGTGATCCATGATGGTTCACTTCATCTTCATAGACAGAGATGGATCTTTAAAACTCAAACCTCTCAGTTCACCCTGTTTCCCTCCACTGTTTCCACTGCTATCCCTTGTCTGTCTTACAATTTAATCCAGTGCAACAAGACGCTCCACTGCAGCCCCTCAGGTATGGACAAaatctacaaacacacactcgcaaagactgcatgaacacacacagaaatcatacaaacaaaaactTACACTTTTGTGCACACAGTTCAGTTTTATCATGTCATGAGCACAGTTTGTAATGTGTTCAATGTTTGTAATAGTCTTGTTTCAGAATATTATTTGTAgtctttcataaaaaaatactttaaatgcaGACAggataaaaaacaactaatCACTCTGTGCTGGTCAAGATCTCTTAAAGTATCCTGTTTAAACTAATGCAAAGATAGAAACGTTTACCTAAATGTATAAATCTGTCAAACAcgtcaaatgtattaattgatCATATATATTTTCAGACTAAACAACTTAAAGCAAGGTTGATCTGTGAAACTCCTTTAAAACTAGACATTAACTGAGATACTTACAAATCAGCGTGACGATCACAATACAATTTAAACTCAGTTtaaaattaagttaaaataactaaattacCTTCACATCAATGCAAGTTGAGTGGGCCTctgtttacatacagtacatatttacATCTGTGCATTTTGTGCAACAAggtgaaaaaatataaaatctacCAGAATAAAAAATCCAAATAGTGTTTTCTGTGGTATaacaaattcattaaaaaaaaccatatCATCAGTTTTATAATATTACAAATGATGTTTCTAATTCTGATGTTTAAATGTCAATAGGTTTTAATCAAACGTGAACATTACATGATGTAAAGTAGAAGATCACTGATCCCTTAAACttattaattttctttttatttactggTTTTCTAAAATGTAGCAATGCTGCTATTTAGTTGTTTCTCGTTACATTAAAACTAATTTAGTTAATAAATGTTACGTGTGTTAAATAACATAAAGATCccatcaaaacaaatgtgtttgtccTGTGTTGGTTTGTGCAAATTATTCTGCCattttggatgcaactctggCAAAAACAGATGTTGCTGTCAAAGAAAATTCTAAATTATATTTGGCAaaattatgttttctgtttctccatagaaaaaatatcaacaaaagagataaaatgcaaataattattttaagtttGTAAACggtaatgaaataaatatctCTAAATCATGTTCAAATAAATCCAGTGTATTGACAGATCATGATTAAACAGCTATCATAGTAAAACATCGAAGGTtgttggaatacatttttaagcacTCTAGTTGTTTCACTTCAATGACTAAACTGACTAAACAGCACATTATCATCATAACAATCTAAACTCTGCAGTGTTTGACAGACCTCTGATGTATTTAAGACAAATGTTTTCCTCCAGAATCTGAAGGATCAACTTCACACAGGGTCTGGTTTTTTTCAACCGTTTTAACAGACACCAGATTCCTGCACAGGTACAGCatgaaaggaaggagagaaagggagagtggGGAGAAATAAGTGGAGGcacatctccctctctccctgcagccTTGCCCTCTCTCCTTAGGATCTTGTATCGTGCAATCAGGCCCCGCCGGGGCCCAGACAAGCAGGAACCTTTAGATTGGAAACAGTTGTGAGGTATTaggaaggtgtgtgtgcgaAAGTTAGGGTCATGCACacaagcctgtgtgtgtttcagcgcATGTACATGTgtaacggtgtgtgtgtgtttgtagtgcaCTTTAATTacctgtgcagtgtgtgtgtgtgtgcgtgtgtgtgtgtgtgtgtgtgtgtgcgtgtgtgtgtgtgtgtgtgtgtgtgtgtgtgtgtgtgtgtgtgtgtgtgtgtgtgtgtgtgtgtgtgtgtgtgcgtgcatgtgtgtgtgtgtgtaagtttgtgtgtgcatgtttgtgtgtgtgtgtgtgtgtgtgtgtgtgtgtgtgtctatgtgaaAACATCTGCAGGTTGGTAAACAGGAATACACTTGCAGATGTTGTTTAGGGGATTTTAATCTCTAAAACACTCCAGGTTTTAGTTTTACGAGACCCACAGTTtaagttttagaaaaaaaggaagccaggaagtccttaaaaaaaagaaatgacagcATGCAAGATAAGCACTTAATTGAAAAAAGAGCAAAGGGGCAGAAATGTGACCTAGTGCAGAGGCTCTCATGTCATCAGATAGATGACGGTTCAAAGTACACTTTAGTACACTATATCATGGTGCAGGAATCACAAACTATCCTTCAAGTACTCACACACAGGCTACATACAACATATATACCTTACACTGtccagacacacactcacacacacatgcagcctcCGGCCATGTGCACACTGCAGGTGTTCCACTCGGCGTTATTATTAAACCTCTAGTGGCCTCAGCAACAGACGTCAAGGGCTCACTCAGTGCTGTGGATGGAATGCCAAGGCCTCTGCACGAGGTAGCTGAGTGTGTCCTTGAACGCAACGCGGTAGTTATTACCTACCACTTTGCCGGCTCTGCCTGTTATCATCAGCTCTGCAGGGGCCGCCGCAGAAAGTGCTACACATTTAAGGCCTGAAACTGACCTGAACGTCTAAGTTTAGGAAAGATGATGAGGTTAGATGAATCCGAGAAACatcaaaggtgtgtgtgcatgctgcaTGTAATTTAAACCAGTGTGTACACATGTGTTAAATTACATGTATATCCCTCCATTATTTGACAAACCCATAGAAGGTCCAGTATATCATGGATGTCATCAAAAAATATTAGATGCAGACTCTTTAAAGTTTTCTGAAAGCTTAAAAATCTTAATCCACATCTCCTCTATGGCAGACGGTTTTCAGGGATCggacaaaataatagaaacaacTGACAATATATCAAAGTGTTTAATGGTTTCATTAAGTTTAAGAAGAAGTGATTTGAAGCTTTATTTTCTGCAGCATATTGGGTGTTTCTGTAATTTATCTATCCAAAGTATGTTTCCATTAAGATAAAAACTAGAAAATGGTCTATACACCATCTTTAAACTTACTGAATTACTTCTAATATACTTCaaatattttgtacttttactggcAGAGATCCTTCTTTCTTAATAGCCCACagcctatacacacacacaccatcacaaaTATGATCACACACCGGacagttaaatacattttgatgatttGATTTGAGGACGTGTGGTTGTCTGGCTCAGAATGAAAGATGGTTCTGTTTGAGTTGGAAAAAACAATACTCTCCATTTTGtttatactataatcaaaatGCCTGTCAGTGCTCTTTCCTCTGCCGGAACTCCTGGCTCTGCTGCGtccatgtgtgtgaatgtgtgagtgtgtgtgttttttttaaaaatttttacAGTTTGCACTGACCAGCTGTTGGTGCTCTGCTGTGCATATTAAATCTCTGGCTTTGACTTTGGACTGATCCGGGACCAGATGTAAAGTCGTTCTCAAATGcgttttttaaaagtttcatCCAGGAGTTGTGGCTTCTgatattcttctttatttttagagACTGTGAGGCGAGCGCAGGTGGGAgggttgtggtgtgtgtgtgtgtgtgtgtgtgtgtgtgtgtgtgtgtgtgtgtgtgtgtgtgtgtgtgtgtgtgtgtgtgtgtgtgtgtgtgtgtttgggtgtatATTAGTGTTTTTGCATTTGACTGCTGCATGCATATGTGCTGTTGCAGTTGTACGTGTGTGGGCCTTGCTCAGTCAGCTACAGGGATAGAGAGCCATGGAGGAATGACTTCTGGTTTGACACGTAGGCGACAAAACGGCACATAACTTGAATGAAAAATGCATCAGGGTCTGTTGTACATTGTCATTAATAAAAGTGTCTTATAGTTACAGAAAAGTGCAAACtacaaaaaattaaaaagctaCCAAAGAATtccataaacacatttttaagggTTTTCTTTAACCATTATATCCAGTGAATTGTGCTTAGGTCCGGTGCAACAGGGGCCAGACTCAGACCACTATCCATGAAAACTAGGGTAAAGAGAGATAAATACTAATAAAAGTAGATCAAATTAatttcttaataaaaaataaataaaaatgaatgacctttatttatatatatcctCCAAGCTGtaattttgaaattgtttactGAGACAGTGTGAGataagaacaagaagaaaactaATATGAACAGCAGATTAGAAGACGCCCTGCACAAAGACAAGCTTTTCTCGGTCAATTTACACATAAGCGTGTTTATGGCATAATGAAAGTCATGTGATGGGCTGACACCCACAAACATACGTCTGACTCTGTCTtactgtcttcttcttcttctctctgtgtgtctttcttgaAGCATGGAAAGGCACACTGTAATTAGGGTGAACAGAAAACGctccaaatgaaatgtttgcttGTTAAAACAAGAGAGAAGTAAAAGGAGCTGTagggatttttccattttacACGAAACcaaagtgtttgtttgcttttacactttttataaCCTCAACATATCAGAGTTCTTTTTCCAACAAATATACTTAAGAATGACACACAAGTATTGAAAATGTTATCCTAACCATGTTCTCATCTTCGTGTTTCTTATCTTTGCAGAGAACCGACAACAGAAAATCCTCTACtctcaaaacagaaacatcagcAGACAATCCCCCGAACTTTTATCTTTCATAAAACCTTTTCTCCTTCTCTGGACACGTGCTTGCCTCATGACACTGAGATGTTTTCTTGATTAACTGTGTTTCTGAAACATCGATGACTCCTCATACGAGAGTCgagaactgaacattttaaatgatgcaaacaaggagagaaacaacaaacaaacaaacaaacaaacaaacagctggCCTGCGttgacaaagaaacaaaatggcTGCTGGTTCGAGTGCCTTGGGTAACACCGTGATAACCATCATCCTCTTGGCATCAGAGGAATCACTGCCAGACGGACATTAAGATGAGTAATGATAATGGCACAGTGATGGTTAGAGGGCGGTCACAGCCAATGAATGTTTACAGCTAAAATGCTAATAAGCTAATCGCTCTGGCTCTCAGAGCCCCGTGTtgtgggagaaagaggagcatgTGGAATCTGACAAAGATCTTTTGCTTGTTATGCTGTAGTAACTGGATagctttctttttgtgtgtgtttttttgtgtaagTGTATGTTTGTGAATTTGGTGTATGCACACTGTATACCTTCAACTCTGCTCATGCATTACACTTGGCTTTAATGAAAATGCTCATGGGAAAATGTCTTAAACCACTGATCACAGTTCAGCCACTATTAAACTGATTATTTTCACTTTAGCTTTTCTATTATTAAAGAATGTTGcagaaagttgtttttaaaaaaagcaagaaatacTGATTAATGTATATCTTTTTCCCGCCGCTTTAAGAAAGCCGCTTGCtaaaagtgttttcattaaataatgcaaacaaataGAAAAGCAGACAGTTTCTTGTAAGTGTTGATTTTGTGATTACAGCCATAACATCGTTTGAAACCAGAAGAAGTCTGATGACTGtttgaacatgtttgtttagTAATGATTTGCATTTGCTTTTGATAATCTTTATTTTGTCAACTCCCGTGGACAATAAATCTTTTCTTAATGCTGTATATGAGTGTTATATTTTCATAATGAAAGAAATATTGCATTGCCTTTTGGCATTCAGTCAAGTGATACCGATAGGACAGGAGGCCGTGGTGAATTTACCGTTAAAGTGAAGCAGGATTATATATTTATAGGAGTAAATGAAGGCTCTTATGCAAATGAATAGAATTAACCTTTATTAAGGagttttttggagaaaaaaagtagaaaagacAAAAGGCAGACAATCATTATTTACACTGTacagagtcaaagagtcagttaAGAATAAAACTGGCCTTTCAGTTTCAGATTAAATTCCAGTTTGTTAAGGCTACCTTCACACAGGTTGGTCAGCATGACACTTCAAGGCACACAGGCGGACAATTTGGTCTCTAAGTACGTACAGGGTTCATTTAtcagatcaaatataaaaataaatcatttgcaTTAATTAAGACAAAAGATAAGACATGTGATACGTCAGGTCGCTGCATGTCTTCTTTTGTAAAACTACAAAAGCTACACTCGGACTGTCCTTCATTATATGGAGCTGAAACTCGcagtcattttttttcttcacattttcattACATTAACAAAGATTCGGCAGGTTTTGGGTTGCGTACACAATGCAACATAaggaaaggaataaaaaaagcaaacatactgcatttaaaaaaaagaacaatccATAGCACCGTCTTCATTGCGTTACACATGTAAAGAGCACTTCAAAGACACAGAATCTGAATgtataaatagcttttttttttcaaaaaatatgtttatatatccGTCCCTTGCTTTTGGTGCTGTTCAACTGTTTggatagaaaaaagaaacattcacAGACTTTTCAAAGTCTTTGAAGTTCTTTAAGCCATGCCAGTCCAGGGACGGCACATTGTTCTCATAAACTTTGGTTGCGCTTAACCTGTGTCCAATTGCACTGTGGGTATTCATCTATCTCAGTGCTATTGCTCTATCTTAACTGCTAGAATCTTATGTTTGGTCCGGGGAGCAAAAACATCCCCGCTGCTGACGGTAAACAGAACGCTGCCACGTCTATGACAAACTAAGGACACATCATTTCCTCAtaataaaggaaatgaaaggaaataaaaaagtacagcAGGAATGCTCATCCACAGGTAGAAACACTGGTCCACTAACAAACATCATCAAAGTTCATATTTTAAGACCCCTCCCATCCTGAGGGCAATGGAAGTGCACTTAAGGTCTTCGAATGATCCAAAATGCGATCAGCATCGTCGTATATACAATCATTTTTGAGTGGTCATGCTGCACTGAGGCATCCTGGGTGATTTGTGTCTTTGCAGACGTGTCAAGAATCTCTTTCTCCCCTGATACACACCAATGACGAGAGGTATTAGCTATTCATTGTGATTAATGCCGCTGATACAAAACTACAGTATGTCTACACTTTAAAGATGCCCTTCATCAAAGGCTGCTTTTATCTGCCGGGGAGCCTCACCAATAACTGCAGCCGTCCAAAGACTTTCTGCATGTGCTCGCCCGACAGGCCAAGAAAGAAAGGATAAAGCGATTCAAAAAAATATTCAGACatacaaaacaatatgaaacataTGTATGTCAGACTGTACTGTAGCTTCTTACTGGATTCTTAAACATCTCCGGCTGATATTCACAAAAATGTGTGCCGAAGGTCAAATGAGTGAAtattcaaaaactaaaacatgaacaaacaaGACGTTTGATTGTCAACATGGCCGATCTTTCACATTACAGAACGGCGCAGTGCAAAGCGATCAGAAGATCTTTTTCCTTCATTGGATCTTTGTCACGTTTCCgacaaaatgacatcatcagAGTGGGACGTGGAGGATGTGTCTGTTCTCCGTCACCGGCACGTCCTGCCGGGATGAGTCCTTCTGCTCAGAGTGATTGGCTCCACTGAGCCCGGGTGACCTTTGATCCCACATTCAAGGTTACAACAATCCTTGTGGGAGTCTTTACAAGGTGATTGTTTAAAGTCACAGGGCTGTGCTTTATCAAACGTGTGTTGTCAGCTCGCGATGCTCGAGAGAGAGCTTCATTAATCCGCCTCCCGTTGTCCTTCTATTCTAACTTTTTCTCAGATCAGTAACCAACGCTCCCTTCAGGACAACGTGTAGAGGCGTCATGTGAGAGTATGAATGTTGCGCAGGTGGATGTTgtagctcagtgtgtgtttgaagtagGTATGCAGGTGGAGGAGTTATTGGGAGGCGATGAATACAGTGGAGGACATCTGCTTCCAGTGATGGTCCAAATGCCGTGGTTTtatgtgagagtgtgtatgtgtgtgagagacttgGTCAAAGGCAGCTGTCAGTAGACTCTTTCCTCAGAGAGAatcaccttttttttgtcaatttttcttccattttccttTATGAacgagaggaaaagaaagactGTGAGATACATAAGGTACACACGTTCAGTATTGTGATGTTGATGAAGCAGAACAGACTGAATATGTCCTCCCTACTTGTCAGAGGAAACAGCTTCCATTGACAGTGAGGCGATGGCACTGACGGCCTCGCTGTCCGAGTCTCGCCTCAGCCTCCGTCTCTGCGCCTGCAGGTAGGACAGATCCACCGCCGAGTCTTTCACACTGTGCCAGTACTCACCTGCAGGACaggaaaacagagggagaggaggagaaaagagaaagattaATGGCCTTGGTATTCCAGTGTTGTTTTCATTGAGACTTGTTCCTTGAGGGAAAATGCCTGCActgcattaataaaaaaacagttgttgGTGTTTGATCCACCAGTTGTAGCTGTTTGATCTGAATATAAGCATTGCCGGTCACGTAAACAGCCTCTGGTCTAAATATCCCTGTTGATCATTTCACAAACTCAAATGCAATCCGCTCTCTCAGACTCTCCAGGCTCCAGCGACACACAGTCGAAGTAAAATCAATcagtgttttcaaatgtgttcatctatgagtgtgtgtgtgtgtgtgtgtgtgtgtgtgtgtgtgtgtgttctggctATGCATGGAAATAACATATATTTCACCCCAGGCTTAAATTATGGACTTAACATTCTTGCGgctttgcaaatatttttaattaatctaATTTGGTTGGGATAACATTTGTGTGCAATCAGGAGGGGATGTTGCGAAGGTCGTGTGCCAGAGAAGTGTTTGAAGATAATTGGAGCCAGGGCGgccgtatgtgtgtgtatgtgtgtgtgtgtgtgtgtgtgtgtgtgtgtgtgtgtgtgtgtgtgtgtgtgtgtgtgtgtgtgtgtgtgtgtgtgtgtgtgtgtgtgcatatgtctTTGTGTGGGACGGctggagggagggatgggagaCAGGGATGTTAAGGAGGAGAGGTGGCCAGAGAGCAGGAGGGATATGCACAGAGAAGTATGGAAATGCAAACTATGTGAtcatagaacaaaaaaaatggacGGAGAATGAAACAGTGCTGAAGGTgtgtgatgtaaaataaaacaaaaggagcaGATTCAAGGTTAGTAGCAGAAGGttcatttaaa
It includes:
- the LOC134882804 gene encoding twist-related protein 2-like, which translates into the protein MREEVSCTNSPEGGLGASEEELERGSKKTHQGGNRKRTPFPKKDSMGQAEESSTGSPTNLLPSGSKKVKKSPTTVVSLAPTPLGPRLDQPFEDLHSQRVIANVRERQRTQSLNDAFSSLRKIIPTLPSDKLSKIQILKLASRYIDFLYQVLQSDEMDAKLASCNYLAHERLSYAFSVWRMEGAWAMSASH